The following coding sequences lie in one Pseudorasbora parva isolate DD20220531a chromosome 18, ASM2467924v1, whole genome shotgun sequence genomic window:
- the LOC137046060 gene encoding zona pellucida sperm-binding protein 3-like, translating to MEFLKGVLVVVVIGAFDLPNAWGSLRYSQSPRSMGPKSDPASRSPALSPPGLRNTLQVSSQFQSPLGSSSRGLAQEPFGLQEKQLLQGPVKPLDWKYPVVPEVQSELAVNFQLRQPVTPSSVAVQCGENRVLVEVQQDLFSNGHLIQPTGLSLGGCPVVGQDSQSKVLIFEYELQDCNSVQMMNEDELVYTFSLTYTPEALAGTPITRVEGAVVGVQCHYQRLQNVSSDALRPTWVPYASTEVGEEALVFSLKLMMDDWSSQRPSSLYFLGGIINIEASVKQYNHVPLRVFVDSCVATQGPDVNSLPRYSFIETHGCFVDAKATASSSRFMPRSQVDKVQIQLEAFVFQESSSPSIYITCVVKATIASAPSDAQHKSCSFANGWFAADGNDQVCGCCDSTCGPDGGIAASPYGGVQWEGKATLGPVVVQGQKKVPQ from the exons ATGGAGTTTCTGAAAGGTGTCTTAGTGGTGGTTGTGATTGGTGCATTTGATCTGCCTAATGCATGGGGAAGTTTGAGATACAGTCAAAGTCCAAGAAGCATGGGGCCAAAATCCGATCCAGCTTCCAGAAGTCCTGCCCTTTCTCCTCCAGGGCTCCGGAACACTTTGCAAGTGTCTTCTCAGTTTCAGAGTCCTTTGGGTTCTTCCTCCAGAGGCCTTGCACAGGAGCCTTTTGGCCTTCAGGAGAAGCAGCTGTTGCAGGGTCCAGTGAAGCCTTTGGATTGGAAGTATCCCGTTGTTCCCGAGGTGCAGAGCGAGTTGGCGGTGAACTTCCAGTTGAGGCAACCCGTGACTCCCAGCAGCGTAGCGGTTCAATGCGGAGAGAACCGGGTTCTTGTAGAGGTCCAGCAGGACTTGTTTAGCAATGGTCATTTGATCCAGCCAACTGGCCTGTCTTTAGGCGGCTGTCCTGTTGTTGGTCAGGACTCTCAGTCTAAGGTGCTCATCTTTGAGTATGAGTTACAGGACTGCAACAGCGTGCAGATG ATGAATGAGGATGAGCTTGTCTACACCTTCTCTCTTACCTACACCCCTGAGGCTCTTGCAGGTACTCCGATTACCCGGGTCGAGGGTGCAGTTGTTGGTGTTCAATGCCACTATCAAAG GCTTCAGAATGTAAGCAGTGATGCCTTGAGGCCAACATGGGTCCCTTATGCCTCAACGGAGGTTGGTGAAGAAGCCTTGGTGTTCTCCCTGAAGCTTATGATGG ATGATTGGTCCAGTCAGAGACCTTCATCCCTCTATTTCCTGGGTGGCATTATTAACATTGAGGCATCTGTGAAGCAGTACAATCATGTGCCTCtgcgtgtgtttgtggacaGCTGTGTGGCCACTCAAGGGCCTGATGTGAACTCCCTTCCGAGATATTCCTTCATTGAGACTCATGG GTGCTTTGTGGATGCCAAGGCTACAGCTTCCAGCTCCCGCTTCATGCCTCGGTCCCAGGTTGACAAGGTCCAGATCCAGCTGGAGGCGTTCGTGTTCCAGGAGAGCTCCAGTCCTTCT ATCTACATAACATGTGTTGTGAAGGCAACTATTGCTTCTGCACCCAGTGACGCTCAGCACAAATCCTGTTCATTCGCCAATGG GTGGTTTGCTGCTGATGGAAATGACCAAGTTTGTGGTTGCTGTGACTCAACATGTGGTCCTGATGGTGGAATTGCTGCTTCTCCCTATGGAG GTGTTCAGTGGGAAGGCAAGGCTACACTTGGTCCTGTGGTGGTTCAAGGGCAAAAGAAAGTTCCTCAATAA